A segment of the Pedobacter faecalis genome:
GGTCCTTCCAGCTTTCTATAGTACGTGCACTCATAATAGAAGGCACCGCGCAGGCCAGACTGCCGATCATGGGCACCACCGATTTGCCACTCAGACCAAACCTTCTCATGATCTTATCCATCATGAATGTCACCCTGGCCATATATCCCGTATCTTCAAGTATCGAAATAAAGGCGAAGAGAATAGCGATCTGCGGGATAAAAATCACCACACCACCGAGACCTGCCAGTACACCGTCGATTAGCAGGCTCGACAGCACGCCTTCAGGCAAATGTGCATGACCATATTCCGTCAGAAACAGAAAAGCACCCTCAATCATGTCCATCGGATATGACGACCAGGCGAAAATTGAATTGAATATGAAAAACAAAAGCCCAATAAAGATCAGGAAACCCCAAACCTTATGGGTTAGCACGGCATCCAGCCTGTCACTGAAAGTAAACTTCCTGGCGGCACCTGTGTCCTTCATCACACCACTTAACACGGTGCCGAGGTACCTGTACCGGGCTATTGTCTCGGCCGCTTGAAGCTTGGCGCTCTCAAAAGCCTGACCACTGCAGATCCCATCAAGTGCAGCATGTTCCTCCTCCGTAAAGATATCCAGGTCCCGATGCTGATGCAGCATCTGTAAGGCCAGGTAGTCGTTGTCTATCTGCAATATCGCCTTCGCCTCCCGGCGCGCCTCAGGTGCCAGAATACTTAGGTCTGCACCCGGCAACTGTGTCGGAATGCGGGTGGTGTTTGCCACGGCCGTTTTCAACTGATCAAGCCCAATATTGCTACGCGCTGAAATCGGGACAACCTGAACACCAAGGCGTTCAGAGAGCTTATCAACATCAATGTCGATCCCCGCACGTTTGGCCATATCAGTCATATTCAAGGCTAGGATAACAGGCACCCCCATATCTGCTACCTGGGTATACAGAAGCAGATTCCGCCTAAGGTTAGTCGCATCTGCCACCACAATAACCACGTCGGGAAAACCTGGATTGTTCCTATCCGCGAGGACCTGCAGTACAATTCGCTCGTCCCTGCTTTTCGGATAAAGACTATAAGTACCCGGCAGGTCGATGATCTCCGCTTTGCGGTCGGCAGACAATTTGCAATAGCCTACCTTTTTGTCGACCGTTATTCCCGGGAAATTACCGATTTTTTGATTAAGTCCGGTAAGGAGGTTAAAGAGCGTAGATTTTCCTGTGTTGGGGTTCCCAACCAACGCTATTTTAATGTATTCAGTCAAAGCTTATTGTTCGATTATGATCATGGACGCCTCACTCTTCCGCAAGCAGAGCTGGTATCCCGCAATGCGGATGGCGACAGGGCAACCCATCGGAGCGAAGCGCTCTATCTCCACCACTTCACCCGGAAGACAGCCCATTTCCATCAGCTTTACTGACATCTCCAGATCTGTAAACGAAATAATTGTAGCCTGTTCACCAGGTTTAAGCTGTGAAAGTTTCATTTGTGCTATACGGAGTTATTTGACAGGCAAGATACCCTTTATCTATAATAAATCCAAATAACGAGACCGCCCGCACCAAGGATGACAGTTTATTTACCGAAAGACCGATAGCTTACCTTCGGACAATCGCAGCCTTGCCTGAACAGACCGCAGCCGTTCAGAACAAACATGAGCAGCGCAAGAAAAATTACCGAATATAATGTTCTCATATCAGGGACTAACTAACTACATTCTTCCGGTGCAACAGCACATAGCTGAACACACCCATGGCAACTCCAAGCATATCACAGCCAAAATCCCACCACTCGGCAGAGCGGTAAGTAAAAACCTTCCACTGAAGAATCTCAATCCCCCCTCCCACAAGCGAAGTGATCACAATGATCTTGAAGATGGTCAGTGAACGGAAACTGTAGCTATGCTGGTGTTTGATCTTACCGTAAAACAGCAATATCGTGAGGATGTAGAAAAAGCCGAGATGGGCAAGCTTATCAAATCCTTCAAAAAAAATGCCCGACCCACCGGTGTCAGGCATTTTCATATTGCAAAATATCAGTATCAGGACCGTCCATATTACAGCCCAGCTTTGATACTTCAATGCTTGCATTTTATTCATTTATCAGGCACCTACCAATGCCTGGTAGCCTTCAGCATTTAACAGGCCATCTACTTCCGACGGATCCGTAAGAGATACCTTCACCATCCAGCCCTGTCCATAAGGATCAGAATTAACCAGTTCAGGATTATCGTTCAACGCAGGGTTTACCTCAAGCACCGTAGCACTAACCGGCATGAACAGATCCGAAACGGTTTTAACCGCTTCCACGGTTCCGAATACCTCGTCTTTACTTACTTCCTCACCTAATGTGTTTACATCGATGTAAACGATGTCGCCAAGTTCGCGCTGTGCAAAGTCAGTGATGCCGATATAGGCCTCGCTACCTTCAACCCTCAACCATTCATGGTCCTTTGTGTACTTTAATTCTGATGGAAAATTCATCTTGTTGTTGTTTAAATATCTCGAGTTTTTTTATGTAAACAGCGGTCAAACCGTGTGTTCAAAGGTAATTAATCTAACACTTTATAACAATCCTAATTAAGGGTAATCCTCAAACTAAATCCAAAGTTGCTATATGCCGTATTGAAGCTCTGAGAGGTATAAGGCCGGGTAACATTCGAATCGTAGAATACCCGGAAATTAAACCGCTGGTTCAGCACATAGTCAACAGTGGGCCGAAGCGTTATGTTCTTTGCACCAGAGGAAACCTCCGCCTCAAGAACATCCGGCCGGTAAATGACCGTTTTATTGTCCCTCAGTGCCACATCAAGCTTAAAGTCCATATTGTTATCCATCTTCAGTCCCGGGAACATTCCGAACGGGAAACGGAACTTGTTGGTACGGTAACCTAAGCCGAAGATCATGTTGTTCTCCGAAAGCTGTGCCAGCTGGCTGTTGGCCAGGCTCAAACCGAGCAGCCTCGACCTTCCGATCTCAAAGTTGGCCGTCAGGTTGCTTTTCAATCGTGCATCAACGCCAATAAGGGGAGCAAACTGTTCTGCAATTGTTACCTGGTTATACTGATATTTAGGCAGGAAGTTCCCGTTCGCATCTCGCGTCCTGGAATATCCGTTCAGCTCCTCGTAACGGATCAGTGTATTGAAACTGTTCACACTATAGGCCGAGCGATACGAATGCCGCAGGTCTATGGAACTGAAACGCTCCCCAAGAAATGGAATTCGCGTAAGCCCGCGATAATTCAAACGCCAGTTGGGCAGAGGCACCGATGGCATGGTATTTAAGCTCACTGAAGAAGCCGGTTTACCTGTATACGCGGCCAGGAACGCTGGTACAACTACATCCTGCGCATCCTTGCTGTATCCGTCGGCAAACCCGCCCCCGCCTGCCGAATTCGGGTTTAATGCACCGAGCCGCTGCGAAATCACCTGCCGGTTTTCCATAAACCGCCCAAAAACTTTCGAAACTGTACTTCCTGTACCATCAGAAAATGCAGTCTTCAGCGAGATAAAAGAGATACTGTAATCACCCGTAGTGTACGGACTCTGATTCTCAAAACCGCCCATCTCAGCGTCGTACCGGAAGTTCGTGGAAAAGTTTCTGGTCTGATTCTTATTCAGAGTAAGTGTGATGGTCAGGTCTCTGAGCGGTTCCAGCAGACTGGTGAAGCTCAGGTCTTCCCGCAGCGTGTTAATGTACAACTGCGACTGAAGCGTATCTCTGGTTAGCCAGCCATGCAGCATTGCTGTGTTTCGAATGTCGCGCTGACTTCCGAAAACAAAACCCAGACCCGGTGCGCCCGTCACATCATCTATACCAAAGAAACTGGAGCCGGGCAGATAGCCTGGTAAAAACGTTCCCTTGCTTTGCGTATAAGCTCCCACAATATTTCGCACACCTGTAAGCAACCCGACGAAAAAGCCCGGCCCTGAGCCATCTGACCCTGCGCGCCTTACAAAGCCAAACTTATTGTATAAACCTGCCAGATTAAGGTTGGGATTAATCTGTATAATCCGCGAATTCTGAATGGTATTTCCCATATCTATGTACGGGTTCCTCAAGGTCGACAACGGCTCAGTCTGCCAGTTAAAAGTTGTACCGTATCGGGTCGCAATGTTAACCCAATTCAGACCCGGGAGCTTGTTTACCGGGAGGTTGTACGTCAGGTTCATATTATGGCTGTAATCCGTGGTGCGACCCAGCCGAAGCAAATTTTGCCACACTGTGTCCCGCTTAGAGCGATCCAGTCTTCCCTCCGGCTCATCAATAATAGAATAATTGGTGGCATCGAAGTCTAGTGTCATCGACCTCGACAAATTCCAGGAGATGCCATAAACCCGTGTAACCAGGAAATTCTTGTTGAAAGTCGTGTTCACCGGAATATAGTTTGCCGGATCATTATTACGCAGACTGTTCTCAGAATAATACCGGTCCAGATCGATCCTGAAATTTATGGAATTCGGCAGCAAACTGAAATTGAACTCTTTAAGCAACGCAAGCATATTAGATTTAATGATGCGGTCAAAGGGTTGATAATTGCGCGACTGGCCGGAATAATTATAGGCCAGTGATGCTCTGTAAGTATGCTGCACACTGTGCTGATTGATGAAATCGCGGTGCAGGTACTTCGTCTGTGCATAGCTCACGTTCAGGTTCTCAACATCCCACAACCGCGGATTTCTTTCCAAGTCCGTCCGCTCCTTCCTCACATTATTAAAGCTGATGCTGTTTCGGGTGGTATAGTCCTGTGCATAGTTCAGCACCTCCTTCTTTTCTTCCTTCGTCGCACCCTCAAGCGAGTTCTTCAGTTCAATATCCGGCGTCCTCGGATCAAACTGCGGTGTGCTCACCTGACTTGAGTAGCTAACGAACATAGGAATCTTAATTCCCGTCTTTTTGGGTAGCAGCATCCCCAGCTCCATGCTGGACGAGACGTCAAAAAACACGTGATCTGCCCGGTTTCGTTCACTCACGCGTTTCTCAATCGAGCCAAATCCTATGGTCGATTTGCTTCCGGAAATATTAACATCTGCAAAATCCGCCAGCTGCGCATTCATCCGTGCATTTGCGGCCCATCCTCCCCGCTCGTCAAATTCCGTAAGCCGCAGCTCATTAAACCACACAAGCGCATTCTTATCCAGTCCGTCGTCGCTCCCGGTGCCGGTCCGCAGGGGGTTTTTAACGCCAAGCATATAAACCCTCACCTTGCTCATGTCGGGCTGACCTTTAATGGTAATGGTTCGCCCGTTTTCCACATAGTCGAAAGGAACGTTCACGGGCCATGGCTGCCCGCCGAGCAAGGCCTTGTTCCTGGCCAGTTTGGCATGCTGGAAAGATTCCAGCTCGATGTCCACCTTGTTCTGCTGCGGCCATATGGCGTCCGGATCACTTGTCCCCGGCTGCGTTACCCGGAGGGGCAGTGAATATTCGTAATAATTATCCTGATTGTCGGTGCCTATCCGCAAAAAAGCACTCAAATCGCCGTCGCTTAATATACCGCTACCCAGTGCTTCGGCGTGGATAAACATTTCCAGACGCCGGTACGATCTGAAATCATTGATCGCCGTTTTAAATGCCGCCCTTCCATAGCCATCACGCAAATTTCTCACAGTAAGCGCGAGCGATTGTTCATTCTGACGCGCATCCCCCCTAAAATCGGTAAGGTTACGCTCCCGTTCTATGCCCGGTGGCACCACGTAAGGGATCGGGCTACGCTTACCATTTTCCTCGATATTCACGGTTGCCACCTCTATGGTTGAGTTATCAGGCGCTGCGGGAACCAATGCCTGATCGGCGATAACTTTATCTCCCTCATTGGCTGCGTTATACTGCCGCCATTCTCCACGGATCAGTTGAATCTTGCCAAACCGCAAAATTGCAGTATCTGCAAAATTGGTCATAAACATACGTATAAAGCGTATCGACTTAAAATCGGGGATATTGCCCACGCGCTGCTGGTACTGTGCCAGTGGGATCCTGATCTGGTACCAGGTAACAGGCTGGGTTGAACCGTTGGCCAGCTTCACCTGCGACGTAACCTTATCGGTAATAAAGTTTTGCCCCACCATCAGATCGCCGGGACGCATCGACACCTTGTACTGGAAATACTCGTCACTCTGCGTCATGTTGTTATCGCGATTTACATCCTCGCCATCAGGCAAAGAAGTCGAGGCTGAATTCTCCACACCAAAGTCCTGTTGCGACTGCTGAGGTGTTTTGGAATTTCCTTCTGTCCCGTTATAGCGTTGGTAGCGTCGCAATATCCCCGCGTTTTCCTGGTCAAGCGCTCTCGATCTGTAATAGGAGTAGTCGTCCGATGAAGGATCGCTATCCAGGGCGGCAGCCGCATCCGGATTTAACTGTGCTTTGATCTGATTGATCTGGGCCGCAAACTTAATACGCTCCTGTTCACTGCTCAAGCCGTCAAGCCCAACGTCCTGTAATCTTCTGGCTTCAGGATCATTGTCGAATGCCTGCACTACTGGCTGTAGCTTAGGCACCCTTCCCCAATTGGTCTCGTCGTACTTAGACGGGTCGGCGTTTGCAGGCAGGCCGTTTTCGAGCGACTTCCGCCCGTCTTTTAAAATATCCTCAGAAAGATTGCCCAAATTGAAGTACAGGTCCCCGCCTTCCGAATTCGGCTTATAAATAAAGGGATCCATGACCCAAAGCTCAATGAATTCGATGTTCAGCGCTTCAAAATCGTTTGTTTCAATTCTGCGAAACAAACCTCCCCATCTCGAGCGCGGATTATTCAGTGAGCCATCAGCATTAAAGCCCGTTGTGCTGAAATTGTATGGCCCCCTTACCTTAGGATAAAAGGCAATGTCCAGTGTCGGCAACATCACCGGCTGGCCCGTTGCGATCTCTTTAAACGGAAACACCTCCTGCTCTATGATCTCCCTCACATAGTGGTTAGAAAGCTCATTCCGGTTCCCCCGGATACCCGCCGGGATTTCACCGCCGCCCCTGCCATAGAACAATGGATCGATATTGTAAAAAGCGATCCGGGCCCTGTTATAGCCGTAAGCCAGATCGTTCACCAGTTGCGATTCGGGGAAAAGCTGGGGGGTGCCCGACAACTGCCAGGCAATGGAGCTTTTTAGATCTATTATCGACCTCGAACCCTCAAAATCATCTAAATAACTCACCCCTCCGGCTTTCCCCGCGAAATTCAGTGCGCGCGGATGGCCGGGCATCAGCTGGGCAAACTCTCCCGCGAAAGTAATGCTTGAAGGAGCCTTAGTAGAAATCAGGGGGAGCCTGTCGATCAGCCTCGTCAGAAACCTGGAGTTGGAACTGTAATTCAGGTCCATCCCCCAGATCGTATTCGATATTGGTTCCTCGCCTATGTTTACTTTGGGTGTAAGCGGCTTCTCCGTCAGATTCATGAGCGTACCGCCAATATTCCATTTATTGTTCACCCGGTAATCGAGCCGCGTACCGAAAAGCGAGCGTTGCTGAAGTCCGAACAATTCATTGTTCTCCGTCGAGATCCGGACCGGCTGGCCCGACAACAGCACGCCCGTGTTCAGGATTTTGACCCGGCCGCCCTGGTAGTCTACCGTATAGTCGACCCCTTCCTGAAGCGGGATGGTGCCTGAAAATACACGTACCGAGCCCTCTGGCACATTTATAGAATTCAGGCTAAACTCAGATGATATATCTGACTGGTAATTACCTTTGATGATATACCTGTTCTGGCGCGTAAACAACTGCTGCGCGATGACTTTCGTCGAGTCATAAAGGGCGGGATAAGTATACCTGTCTATAAGCGCCTGTTCAGAGGGCAGGAACTGATCGGCCAGATCCTTGCCAAAAGGTTCAATGACAGGAAAAATAATCCTTCCATTAAAAGGATCTATGGTTATATATCCGTTTGTCATATTCGTGACCAACGACGTATTGCTGCTCCCCGACGCCGCTGTCCCCGGGGCAATCGCCGACGAGGTCTGCGCAGTGTTTGAACGTGGGTCAAAAGGCTTGTTCTCGGCTTCAAAATCAAATATCCCGTCCGGTTTCAGTTCATCCTGCTGATTCAGCCGGTCAAGCCCAAGCACCTGAATCCATTGCTTATCCCGCAACGGTCTGTTATCAGCATCCAGACGCTCGCCTTCGGTAATCACGGGCCTTTCCACGCCGCTGGCCTCATCTATACGGAAAATATCCAGTCTGAAATTCTGGGGACTGATCTGGTATCCTCCGATCGCGTAGATATTTTTCATCATTAAATCCCAGGTCGGCAGACTGGTCTTCGTCGTTTCATTCTTAAGAAGCTTTGCAAACAGCACGTTAGGTGTAGCCTGATCGTAAGGAACATCGGTGGAAAACTCACCCACCTGGTACTCCACCCCGTTATAGGTATAGCGATAGGCAACCGCCAAAACCTCGTCGGCATTCAATGCATTATTCAACGAGATATAACCCAGTTTCGGGTGAAAGGTAAACTCCCGGTCGGCAAGCTTCCGGGCATACGTAAGCTTCGCGAAATTGTCTGTACCTCCTGTTCCCTGAAAATAAGAGAGTGCAGCGTTCGAGTTCGCTTGTCTGGCATCTGCTGGTAAATTCTCAAGTAAATTGTTGGACGACCTTGGAAACAACGGATTTGAAAACCCGGAAGGTAAAGCGGTATAACCGGCCCCGCTTACCAGAGTAGTGTTAAAGGGGCTGTTCTCGCCGAGGTCAATCAGCGCGAGTATATCTCTCGAATCCTGCGTCGTACCCGCCTTGTTAGTGATCCAGACTTCAATTTTCGTGATAATAACGTTGGATGTGATCACCGGCGCCGTAGCCAGTGCCCGGTTATAATTGTTGCGAAAGTACTGGGCCAGGAAGAAATGTTTATTAGCCTCATAGTTATCCCCGGAGATACGGAACTCGTTTTGCTGGGCCCCATTATTAATCACAATCTCCCTTGATTGCGATTTCTGCTGACTGAATATGGTGTTTACACTGAGCCTTCCAAACTGCAATTGCGTTTTTACCCCAAAGAGCGCCTGTGTTCCCGTAATTAGTGTAGTGTTTAGCGGCAGGCTCACATTTCCCGCCTCAATTTTCTTGATGATATCGTCCTCGCCACCTGTATAGTCTATCTTGATCCGGTTTTCGAAATCAAACTGAGCCTCGGTGTTATAGTTCATGTTCACCTTCAGTTTGGTCCCGATATTTCCGATCACATCCATCTGGATGCGCTGGTTAAAATCGAAATTTCCCTGAACGCGCTGGCGCTCATTAAACAGCGGGTTCTCATTTCTGTTGATCCGCCCTAAAAAAGTCAGCTCGGCTTCACCGCGCGGCTGAATATCAATCGTATTTCCACCAAAAATACGCTCAAAAGCCTCACTGTTAACTTTAAGGCTCGGTATCACGCCTGTCCTGCGCACCTCAGCTACCTCCCTGTCCGACAGTCGCTTCCAGTTCTCCCGCTTGATCTCGCTTTCCAGCAGGCGCTGGTACTCCGTAATGCTTAAATACTGTGGCAGTCCGAATGCCCGGCCGCCGATAAGCTGCCTGATGACATAACGCTTGTTGGCCGCATCGTATTCAACCTGACGGGTAATATTACCCGGAAGGGGAGCAAAAGGCTTGCTGAGCGAACCTATGCCCAGTAGCCGCCTTTCTCTGAGGCCAAAGGTGTTCTTTAAGGTATCTGAGGTCACCCGCCCGGGACTAACCTGAGCGCGAAGCAGCCCGGAACCGCCAATAGCTAATAAAAGAAAGATCAGCGCTAACCTTTTCAAGGATAAAACAATTAAAGATTCTTCAAAGCCAACTTGATCATTTGCTCTACCAGTAAATCCTTCCCATGTACCTTTTCAACTGCCACAAGGGCCTTCTCCGATGCCGGCTTCGAAAAACCAAGCATAACCAGCGCAGCGATGGCCTCGTCCTTTACAGAATTCCTTACCGGGGCGGCCATGAGCGAGCCGCTACCCTCCTTTTTCAACTTATCCTGAAGTTCCAGAACAAGACGCTGGGCCGACTTTGCACCTATCCCCTTAATACGTTGTATAAGCGGAAGATCTCCCTGAATAATAGCCGCCTGGATCTCTGTCGGTGTAATCGATGAAAGCATCATCCTGCCCGTGTTAGGTCCAATACCCGATACCGAGATGAGGTGAAGGAACAACCGCCGCTCATCCTCATCGGCAAACCCGTAAAGTGTGTGTGCATCCTCCTTTACATGCAGCCAGGTATATATTTTACATCGCTCACCCTCGGGCAAACTACTGTATGTACTCAGGGAGATATTTATGTGGTAACCCACGCCGCCGGCTTCCACCACCACATAAGCAGGGCATTTAAAAGTCAGCTTCCCATCGATATATGCAAACATGTTATTTTCTGGAAATTCTTTTCAAAAGCCCCCCTCTGTCCGATGTCGCGTCAAGTTTCTTCTCCTGGGCATCCACAACAGCGATGGTCACCATGTTAACGATCTCCCTCACCGAGCTTCCCAGTTGCACAATATGAACAGGTTTTTTCAGTCCAAGCAAAATAGGGCCTACAGCTTCTGCTTCGCCGAGCTCCTGCAGCAGTTTGTACGCAATATTGCCCGATTCCAGGTTTGGAAATACCAGCGTATTTGCCGGCGCATCAGCCAGCCTGCTGAACGGAAAATTATCCTTAAGCATGAGATTGTTTATGGCAAAGTTGGCCTGCATCTCGCCGTCAACGATCATTTCCGGGTGACGGTCATGCAGGATCCTGACAGCCTTCCTTACTTTTTCAGGTACCGGACCATCATTAGATCCGAAATTGGAATAGGAAAGCAGTGCAATCCGGGGTTGTATGTTAAACTTCCTCACCGCCCGTTCCAACAGCAACGTGAGGTCTACAAGCTCCTCCGCCGTCGGGTCCACGTTTACTGTGGTATCGCCAAAAAACACCGGACCCTTACGGGTGATCATCATATACATACCCGCAACCCTGTTCACACCTTCCTGGGTACCGATCACGCGCAATGCAGGCTTAATAGTAGCCGCATAGTTCTTCGTCAGGCCAGACACCAGCGCATCCGCCTCCCCGAACTCCACCATGGACGCCCCGAAATAGTTTCTGTCGCGCATGAGCTTGGATGCTTCCGAAGAAGTAATGCCCCGCCTTTGCCGCTTGCGGTAAAGCGCTTCAGCATATTTGCTCAACCGTTCAGTCTCCGCAAAATTATCTATGATTTCCACACCCTCAAGGTCAAGCTCATTCTCGTCGATGATCTTTTGGATCGCCTGTTTATTGCCAAGCAATATCGGAACCGCAATATTCTCATCCTTTACAATTTGGGCCGCCTTTAAAATCTTATAATTGTCAGCCTCTGCGAAAACAATACGCTTAGGGTCAGACTTAGCCCGGTTGGTCAATGCACGCATAATGGCGTCGTCTCCGCCAAGCCGGCGTTTAAGCTCCTCCTCATAGGCATCCCAATCAGAAATAACCTTACGTGCAACGCCCGACTCAATCGCCGCCTTAGCCACTGCTATCGATACATTCGTCATAAGCCGCATGTCCATCGGCTTGGGTATAATATAGTCTTTACCAAACTTGATGTTGTTTTGATTGTAGGCCATGTTCACCGCTTCAGGCACCGGCTTCCTTGCCAGTTCAGCTATAGCCCGCACCGCCGCAACTTTCATCGCTTCGTTAATTCCGGTAGCACGAACATCCAGTGCCCCCCTGAAGATATACGGGAAACCAAGCACATTATTCACCTGATTAGGATAATCAGACCGGCCCGTGGCCATGATGATATCCTTACGGCTCGACACAGCAAGGTCATAAGCAATTTCCGGATCAGGGTTAGCCATCGCAAATACAATCGGATTCCGGGCCATGGATTTCAGCATTTCTTCTGTCACACAGTTACCTGACGACAAACCAATGAACACGTCAGCATCCTTCATCGCGTCGGCCAGGGTCTCCAGTTTTCTGGACGTAGCAAATTCTGCCTTAATTTCATCCAGGTTGTCACGTTTGTCCGTAATCACGCCAGAACGGTCGCACATCACGATATTCTCCTTCTTCGCGCCCAAAGATACATACAGACGCGTGCAGGAAATCGCTGCCGCACCGGCACCGTTAACAACGATCTTTACCTTATCTATTTTCTTCTTTTGCAGGTCGCAGGCGTTCAGCAGCGCAGCTGCCGAAATAATCGCTGTGCCGTGCTGATCATCATGCATCACCGGGATGTTCATTTCCGCTTTAAGCCTGCGTTCTATTTCAAAACACTCAGGCGCCTTAATGTCCTCCAGGTTTATGCCTCCGAAAGTGGGCTCCAATGCTTTAACGATGTTTACGAACTCGTCAACATTTTTAGTATCCAGCTCAAGGTCGAACACATCAATATCGGCGAATATCTTAAACAACAAACCCTTACCCTCCATCACAGGCTTACCCGCTTCCGGCCCAATGTCGCCCAGCCCCAGTACCGCGGTACCATTGCTGATCACCGCAACAAGATTTCCCTTGGCGGTATATTTATATACTTCTTCTTTTTTATCCGCTATCCTCAAACAAGGTTCTGCAACCCCGGGTGAATATGCAAGAGTTAAATCCCTTTGAGAATTGGTAGGCTTAGTTGGCACTACCTGTATCTTCCCCGGCCTGCCCTGCGAATGATAATCAAGCGCATCCTGTCTCCTGTTAATTTTGCTCATAAAACCTCTTGAATATAAGGCGTCAAAGTTACAATTCTTTTATATAGGGATAAAATGAAATGCGCCATTACGGCGCATGGAATGAAATGAATAATCTAGCTCTTGAGTGGCGACCTGTCCGCCTGCTCCTCGTCAGGAGGGTAAACCTTCAACTTCTGTCCGGGCACGATCACGGTGCTTTTCAGCTTGTTCCAGACCTTTAGATCCTGCACCTCCACGCGATACTTATCTGCTATTAATCCCAAACTTTGACCCTTGGCTACTTTGTGGATTCTGTAACCTGGACTCGAGGCAAAGACCACCTTACGCTCGTTGTCTCCTCCCCCGTTCAGCACCTCATATACTGCGGCATAATCCCTCACAGCAATACGAGGAACCACCACACGTCGCGGTACGTTCATCGTGCCATTCACAATCTTCTTTTTGTACGACGGATTCAGTATCAGCAGATCTTCTTCAGGTACTGCAAGGGCCTGAGCCAGTTTCGGGAGCGACACGAAATGATTTACGTGAATGGTGTCTGCCTGCC
Coding sequences within it:
- the ruvA gene encoding Holliday junction branch migration protein RuvA, with amino-acid sequence MFAYIDGKLTFKCPAYVVVEAGGVGYHINISLSTYSSLPEGERCKIYTWLHVKEDAHTLYGFADEDERRLFLHLISVSGIGPNTGRMMLSSITPTEIQAAIIQGDLPLIQRIKGIGAKSAQRLVLELQDKLKKEGSGSLMAAPVRNSVKDEAIAALVMLGFSKPASEKALVAVEKVHGKDLLVEQMIKLALKNL
- the sprA gene encoding cell surface protein SprA, which produces MKRLALIFLLLAIGGSGLLRAQVSPGRVTSDTLKNTFGLRERRLLGIGSLSKPFAPLPGNITRQVEYDAANKRYVIRQLIGGRAFGLPQYLSITEYQRLLESEIKRENWKRLSDREVAEVRRTGVIPSLKVNSEAFERIFGGNTIDIQPRGEAELTFLGRINRNENPLFNERQRVQGNFDFNQRIQMDVIGNIGTKLKVNMNYNTEAQFDFENRIKIDYTGGEDDIIKKIEAGNVSLPLNTTLITGTQALFGVKTQLQFGRLSVNTIFSQQKSQSREIVINNGAQQNEFRISGDNYEANKHFFLAQYFRNNYNRALATAPVITSNVIITKIEVWITNKAGTTQDSRDILALIDLGENSPFNTTLVSGAGYTALPSGFSNPLFPRSSNNLLENLPADARQANSNAALSYFQGTGGTDNFAKLTYARKLADREFTFHPKLGYISLNNALNADEVLAVAYRYTYNGVEYQVGEFSTDVPYDQATPNVLFAKLLKNETTKTSLPTWDLMMKNIYAIGGYQISPQNFRLDIFRIDEASGVERPVITEGERLDADNRPLRDKQWIQVLGLDRLNQQDELKPDGIFDFEAENKPFDPRSNTAQTSSAIAPGTAASGSSNTSLVTNMTNGYITIDPFNGRIIFPVIEPFGKDLADQFLPSEQALIDRYTYPALYDSTKVIAQQLFTRQNRYIIKGNYQSDISSEFSLNSINVPEGSVRVFSGTIPLQEGVDYTVDYQGGRVKILNTGVLLSGQPVRISTENNELFGLQQRSLFGTRLDYRVNNKWNIGGTLMNLTEKPLTPKVNIGEEPISNTIWGMDLNYSSNSRFLTRLIDRLPLISTKAPSSITFAGEFAQLMPGHPRALNFAGKAGGVSYLDDFEGSRSIIDLKSSIAWQLSGTPQLFPESQLVNDLAYGYNRARIAFYNIDPLFYGRGGGEIPAGIRGNRNELSNHYVREIIEQEVFPFKEIATGQPVMLPTLDIAFYPKVRGPYNFSTTGFNADGSLNNPRSRWGGLFRRIETNDFEALNIEFIELWVMDPFIYKPNSEGGDLYFNLGNLSEDILKDGRKSLENGLPANADPSKYDETNWGRVPKLQPVVQAFDNDPEARRLQDVGLDGLSSEQERIKFAAQINQIKAQLNPDAAAALDSDPSSDDYSYYRSRALDQENAGILRRYQRYNGTEGNSKTPQQSQQDFGVENSASTSLPDGEDVNRDNNMTQSDEYFQYKVSMRPGDLMVGQNFITDKVTSQVKLANGSTQPVTWYQIRIPLAQYQQRVGNIPDFKSIRFIRMFMTNFADTAILRFGKIQLIRGEWRQYNAANEGDKVIADQALVPAAPDNSTIEVATVNIEENGKRSPIPYVVPPGIERERNLTDFRGDARQNEQSLALTVRNLRDGYGRAAFKTAINDFRSYRRLEMFIHAEALGSGILSDGDLSAFLRIGTDNQDNYYEYSLPLRVTQPGTSDPDAIWPQQNKVDIELESFQHAKLARNKALLGGQPWPVNVPFDYVENGRTITIKGQPDMSKVRVYMLGVKNPLRTGTGSDDGLDKNALVWFNELRLTEFDERGGWAANARMNAQLADFADVNISGSKSTIGFGSIEKRVSERNRADHVFFDVSSSMELGMLLPKKTGIKIPMFVSYSSQVSTPQFDPRTPDIELKNSLEGATKEEKKEVLNYAQDYTTRNSISFNNVRKERTDLERNPRLWDVENLNVSYAQTKYLHRDFINQHSVQHTYRASLAYNYSGQSRNYQPFDRIIKSNMLALLKEFNFSLLPNSINFRIDLDRYYSENSLRNNDPANYIPVNTTFNKNFLVTRVYGISWNLSRSMTLDFDATNYSIIDEPEGRLDRSKRDTVWQNLLRLGRTTDYSHNMNLTYNLPVNKLPGLNWVNIATRYGTTFNWQTEPLSTLRNPYIDMGNTIQNSRIIQINPNLNLAGLYNKFGFVRRAGSDGSGPGFFVGLLTGVRNIVGAYTQSKGTFLPGYLPGSSFFGIDDVTGAPGLGFVFGSQRDIRNTAMLHGWLTRDTLQSQLYINTLREDLSFTSLLEPLRDLTITLTLNKNQTRNFSTNFRYDAEMGGFENQSPYTTGDYSISFISLKTAFSDGTGSTVSKVFGRFMENRQVISQRLGALNPNSAGGGGFADGYSKDAQDVVVPAFLAAYTGKPASSVSLNTMPSVPLPNWRLNYRGLTRIPFLGERFSSIDLRHSYRSAYSVNSFNTLIRYEELNGYSRTRDANGNFLPKYQYNQVTIAEQFAPLIGVDARLKSNLTANFEIGRSRLLGLSLANSQLAQLSENNMIFGLGYRTNKFRFPFGMFPGLKMDNNMDFKLDVALRDNKTVIYRPDVLEAEVSSGAKNITLRPTVDYVLNQRFNFRVFYDSNVTRPYTSQSFNTAYSNFGFSLRITLN